Below is a genomic region from Kribbella qitaiheensis.
GGGCGTCGTAGGCCGCCCGGGCGTCGAGGATCTGAGCCACGTTGGCGACGGACCATTCACTGATCGCCGAAGTCAGCCGACCGGCCTCCACACCGAGTGGGGTCAGGCCGTACTCGACCCGTGGCGGCACCGTCGGATACACCGCGCGCTCGATGAGGCCGTCCCGCTCGAGCGCGCGAAGGGTCTGGGTCAGCATCTTCTGGGTGATGCCCTCGAGTAGCCGGCGAAGCTCGCTGAACCGCAGCGGGCGGTCGAATCTACGCAACGCGCCCAGCACGTAGAGCGCCCACTTGTTGGCGAGCACCTCCACGACCGTGCGGGACGGGCAATCGCGTCCGTTCACCGCGATCCAGTCCGCCAATGCCATCGACTCATTGGTATCCATTAGGTACCTAGATATCAAACAGGTGCCTTCTTCACAAGAGGAACTGTCCGAGTGAGGATGGATTGCATGGAGATGCGAGCGATCACCCAGCACAGGTACGGCGGCCCCGAGGTACTGGAGGTCGTCCGGCAACCGCGGCCCACGGCCGGTCCCGGCGAAGTGCTGGTGAAGGTCCTGGCCGCAGGTGTGAACCCGGCTGACTGGAAGATCCGGGCCGGCCAGGTCCGGCGTCTCGGAGAACCACCATTCACCCTCGGCCTCGACTTCGCCGGCACGATCGAGGCCACCGGTGAGCCGGTCTACGGCAACACCTTTCCGCCGAACGGCGCCTACGCGGAGTACGTGGTCGCGTCTTTGGATGCCCTGGCGCCGAGTCCGCTGAGCCTCGATCATGTGCACTCCGCGGCCCTGCCGACCGCCGCGCTGACGGCGTACCAGCCCTTGACTCAGGTCGCCGCGATCGAACCCGGGCAACGGGTGCTGATCCACGCAGCGGCCGGTGGAGTCGGCCATCTGGCGGTCCAGATCGCCAAATCCCGCGGCGCCTACGTGATCGGCACCGCCCGGCAGGCCAAGCACGAATTTCTCCGCGAACTGGGCGCGGACGAACTGATCGACTACACCGTGACGGACTTCACCGAGGCGGCGCACGACATCGACGTCGTCCTCGATCCCATCTCGGGCGACTACGGCCTCCGCTCGCTGGAGACGCTGGCTCCCGGGGGAATCCTGCTGGACGTCCGCGGCACCGGGCCCGACCGCACCGCGGCACGGGCCAGGGCTGTTGAGCTCGACCGCCGGTACGCCGAGATCCGCTTCGCCCCGTCAGCCGACGATCTCCGAGCGATCGCCGATCTGGTCGACGCCGGCCGGCTCCGGGTGGAACTCGCTCAAACGCTGCCCCTCGAGCATGCCGCCAAGGCTCACGAACTCAGCGAATCCGGCCGCGTCACCGGCAAGATCGTCCTCACCGTTTAGACGACTCAGACGGCTTCTGCCGGCGGCTTGCGCCGAAACCGGAGGGGCGCCGTCCCTGTAAGGGCAAGTACGGCGCCGGGGTGGTGGCCGGCTGGGACGGGGGAACGGTCAGGAAGAAGTCGAACCAGACCGCGTTCGCGTTGCCGAAGGTGTGCCGGAAGGGGATCAGCACCGCGCAGACCGCCAATGGCGCCAGTACGACCGACCCACTTCCGCCGTACGGTGACAGGATGGATGAGCGAGTACGGCCGCCGGAAAGCGGCGACGAGCGGACGATCTTGAGCGGGATGCTCGATTTTCTGCGCCAAACCGTGGTGCACAAGGTCTCCGGCCTGACCGACGAGCAGGCGTTCGCGCGCCCGATCGGGACGACCGAACTCGGTCCGGCCAGCCTGGTGAAGCACCTGACCGGCACCGAACGCTTCTGGTTCGCCATCGACTTCGCCGCCGAGGACATCGAGTGGCCGTGGCCGGACGAAGACCCGCACGGCGGCTTCGCACTCGACCCCACCGACACCCTGGCCGACCTCGTCGCCGTCTACCAGACCGAGTGCGTCCGCTCCCGCGCCATCACGGCCGCGCATCCGCTGGATGCCCCGGCCCGAGGCGCCGGCATGACCTTCAACCTCCGGTACGCCCTGACGCACATGATCGAGGAAACCGCCCGGCACCTCGGCCACCTGGACCTCATCCGCGAGGCAACCGACGGTCAAAGAGGTCAATGACTCACCGCTTCTTCGATCAGACGGCGTCCGGGTCGTACATGAACTTGCGGACGTCTTGCGCACACCGGCAGGCGACCGCGACCTTCGAGGCCCACTCCAGCGCTTCTCCCCGGGTAGGTACGTCGACGATGAACACGCCCCCGATGAGCTCCTTGCTCTCCGGATACGGCCCGTCGGTAACCGTCCCGTCGGTCTCCACCACAGCAGGATCCGCGGCGTACCTCTCGTCGTCGGTGTCGTACATCAGCCCGCCGGAGTACACGAGCACCCCGGCATCCTTGGCCTCCTGACACACCGCATGCCCAGCCTTCCCGACTTCAGGAAGGTCCCCCTCAGGGATGTGGTCCATCGCGCCCTTTTCGAACGAGATCAGATACAACGCCATCTCACTACTCCTTGTCCCGGCAGCCAGTTCGACCACCACTCACCCGTACTACGAACACCCCACCCCGAGTCCGACAGCCCGCCGACAGAAACTTCTCACGACCCGTCGCCAGCACCCGTCACCGCCATGGCTCCACGGCTCCATGGCTTCATCTGCACTGCGCGGGCTGTCCTCATCGCCCGGCGGGTGTTGCCGACGGCAGCGCGGCGGTGGGCCCGCTGGTTGTCGCCGCTGATGCGCGAGGCGTTCTGGATGCATGCCTGGCGGCTTCCCGGACGGTCGGGAAGGGATTCACTGTCGGTCGGGAAGTCCCCACGATGACGTTGGGTGTTGTCGGCGTCGATGGTCGGCGCCACGACTCCGAGGTGGTGACAGACATGGAAGACCGCAACCAGATCGAGCAGACAAGGCCCTCCTCATACCAGTCAATCGCCACGAAGACGGCACGCCATTCAATGGCGCTGCGAACAATGGCATCTGCCATGTAGCCGGCACCTGCACGTTTGGGCGCTCTTCCAGCTCGGCGCGACGACGGGCCTGGTGCCGAGATGAAATCCAACTCCTCCAAGAGACCAGCTCGTCCAGGACCTCGCGTGGCATCTTGACGAAGTATGTCTGCTGAGCCCTCAAGGATCGCTTGTCACTGAATCCGAATGCAAAGTACAGCGTGCCCAGGTATCGACTTTCCAGGTCGGCCTGGACGTCTCGCAGCGCCATGTCGTGTGCACGGACGTCTTCGACGGTGATCGGCTCGATGAACGGCGTGTAGTTCTCCAGCGGCATCCGCCAGGCAGGCCGTGCATCAAGCGTGCCCCTGATGCGTCCGACAGTGCCCCGTGCCTGCCAGGAGATGTTCGTGTCCTCGTAAACACCGGTAGCAATCGACCAGCCGACGATGGCAGGCTCACCGATCAGAGACTTGTGCCAGTGCAGAACGATGTCTCCAGCCTGTACATGGGTTATGAGTTCGTAGCCCCAGTACGGCAGGCCTGCCTGTTGTGTGGTCGGCGCGAAGAGGTCGCTACCAAGGTCCGAACGATCCGTGATCTCCATCCAGTACCGCTGCTCAGGGTCACCCAACCACCATTCGTTAATAGCACGGTGAGGAGCATGCCACCGTCACTTGGGATGTACACCGGTGGCGGCGCATGCGAAAGCTGACTCTTCCATGCCATAGGCGGGAGCCATCGCCGAGCTGTACACGGTGTGGCACTTGATCCCTTGGCTGCAAGGCGATCTCGACCTTCTGATTGCAGCGCGTTGCATCCGGTTTCGAGCCGCTCCACCTCCGAGGCTCGGGACGGAGACCTTTGGAGTGGCCAACCGCTGTGGCAGCGAAGACGGTCAGGCCGCGCTGTGCACACTGCAATACCTGCCGAGGCACGAGCACTCCGGTCGCGGCCCGCGGTCGATGAGCCGCGACGAAGGAGCGGCGGAACCGGGTGGGTGGGAGCGCCGACGAAGGAGGTGCGTGGGTGCTTTCCCCCGTCGTACGAGGTGCCCGGGACGGGATTCGAACCCGTATGCCTTTCGGCTGCGAGGTTTAAGCTCGCTGCGTCTGCCGTTCCGCCACCCGGGCCGACGTCAGGGGATGACGATACAAGGAATGGGCCTAGAGGTAGACCTTTCGCGGGTACAGAGCGTGTGCGCCTGCGACTCGGTCGAGGAAGAGCAGGCCGGAGCAGTGGTCGAGCTCGTGCTGGATGGCGCGGGCTTCGAAGGCGTCTGTGGTGAGGCTGACGGAGTCCGTCGTGCCGGGGAGGACGCCGGTGACGGTCAGCCGCGTGGCTCGTTTGACGTCGCCGGTGAGGTCCGGGACGGACATGCAGCCTTCGCGGGCCTTCTCCTGGCGGGTTGCCTCGACGACGACTGCGTTGCAGAGGACGAAGACGCCGTGGCAGGTGCGGGTCTTCGGGTGGCCTGTCACGTCCAGGGCGAACATTTGGGCGGCCATGCCGACCTGGGGTGCTGCCAGTCCTACACAACCGGGCGAGACGCGCATGGTGGCGACGAGATCGGCGGCGAGGGCGACCATCACCGGGTCGAGCGGGTCGATCTCGGCGCCTTCGGTCGCGAGGACAGGGTGCGGCGCGCGGATCACCTCCAGGACATCACCCACGAGGCCGAGCTGGGCGGGGCTCCAGCTAGCAAGGATCTGGTTCAAATTCACAGGTCGTCGCTCTCGGGCCGGGCGCAACGTGACGCCGACGCCGAGTTCCTCCGCGGTGATCTCCAGGGCACGCTGCAGCAGCTCGAGATCGGCGTTCGCGGGGATCTCGACCTCGGCGGTGAGCACGTACAGGGCGCCGCTGAGTCGCGTGGTCAGGTCGGTGATGGTGCCGCCGACGGTCGCGACCATCCGGGTGACGGCGGAGACGATGCCCGGCCGGTCCGCGCCGTGCACGCTGAGCATGTACGGCGCCCCGACCGGCGCGTGCGCCTGCTCGGGGCCCATCTCACGGACCGTGATCACCAGCTCGCCACGCAGCGGCTCCAGCGCCTCCTTGACCGCGGCGAACTCCCCGGAGCAGACGATCATCATCGCGAAATGACCGCGCAGCAGCGTCATCGAGGAGTCCTCGAGGTTCACGCCCGTACCGGCGAGTGCCTCGGTGACGTCGGCGATGATGCCCGGGCGGTCCGGGCCGATGACGGTGACTGCGAGCTGACTCATGGCGGAGAACCTACCTGGCCGAAAGTCTCGACCTGCCGCGACTTCGGTATCCGGACACCCGAGCTGCCACCCGACCACCCCGCGGCGCCACTATCGTCGGAGCCATGACCGGTACCACGCACCGCAGGCGGAGCCGCCGCGACTGGGTGGTCGACACGCTCATCTTCGCCTTCGCCCTGCTGGGCAGCCTCCTCCTGTACGACGCGGGCGAGCACGACCCGATCTCGTCGGACCTGCTCGCGGTCGACTTCGTCAGCGGGATCGCGCTCTGCATCACGCTCTGGTTCCGGCGTCGCTGGCCGGTCCAGCTGGCGATCCTCGGAGCCCTGGTCACGACGTACTCCGATGCCGCCGGCGCCGCCACGCTCGTGCTGGTCATGACCGTGACCATCCACAAGCCGCTCCGCGCGACCGTGTGGGTGTTCCTGGCGAACGCGGTCAGCATCGTGATCTACACCGGAATCCGGCAGAAAGCGGAGCCGTGGGGCGTGACCATCGGCTTCTCGGTGGCGATCTATGCGGCGATAGTCGGCTGGGCACTCTACATCCGGTCCCGGCGTCAGCTCCTCCAAACCCTGCGGGACAGGGCTGATCGCGCCGAGACGGTCGCCCGGCTCCAGGCGCAACAGGCCCAGGGCAGAGCTCGTGAAGAGATCGCGCGCGAGATGCACGATGTACTCGGTCACCGGTTGTCCCTGCTCAGCGTGCACGCGGGCGCACTTGCCTATCGTCCCGACGCATCGGCGGAAGAAGTCGGCGGCGCAGCCGAGATCATCCGAGCCAGCGCACACCAGGCCCTGCAGGATCTGCGCGAAGTGATCGGCGTACTCCGCGCGCCGGTCGGCGAGCTCCCGCAGCCCACCTTCGCGGATCTGCCCATCCTGGTCGAGGACACCCGCAAGGCCGGCCTCCCGGTCGAACTCGACTTCGATGCCCCCGGCCCCCTTCCGGAGCACGTCGGGCGGACGGCGTACCGGATCGTGCAGGAAGGTCTCACCAACGCGCTCAAGCATGCGCCCGGCGAGCCGGTCCGGGTTCGCGTGGTCGGTGCCCCGGGCAACGGGCTGGAGGTCCAGGTGATCAATCCGGCGCCCAACCGGCGTACCGGCGACGGCCAAGGATTGATCGGGCTGACCGAGCGGGCAGCGCTGGTGGAGGGCCGGCTCGAACACGGCCGGACCCCTGCGGGCGACTTCCGGCTCGCCGCTTGGTTACCGTGGCCCGCATGACGATTCGGGTCCTGATCGTGGACGACGATCCCCTGCTCCGGGCCGGGCTCAAGCTGATGCTCGGCGGTGCGCCGGACATCCGCGTGGTCGGCGAGGCGAGTGACGGCAGCGGCGTATCAGGCCTGATCGAGCAACTCTCCCCCGATGTCGTGCTGATGGACATCCGGATGCCGGGGATGGACGGGCTGACCGCGACCGAAGCCCTTCGCCGCCGGTCCGGCGCCCCGGAGGTCATCATCCTGACCACGTTCGACGCCGACGAGCACGTACTACGGGCGCTCCGCGCGGGCGCGGCCGGGTTCGTCCTCAAGGACACCCCACCGGCCGAGATCGTGGAGTCGGTCCGCCGGGTCGTGAACGGCCAACCGGTGCTGTCCCCCTCGGTGACGAAGCGCCTGATCAACCGGGTAGCGGCGTCCGGGCAGGACCAGCGCAAGGCGAAGGCGACGGATCGGCTGGCCGGGCTGAACGACCGGGAACGCGAGATCGCCGTCGCGGTCGGCGAGGGCAAGTCCAACGCGGAGATCAGCGCGACCCTCTATCTCAGCGTCCCGACGGTGAAGACCCATGTCTCGCGCATTCTCACCAAGCTGGACCTGAACAACCGCGTCCAGATCGCCCTGCTGGCTCACGACGCGGGCCTGCTCGACGAGAGCCGCTGACCTCGGACCTCTGGGCGTTGGCGGTGAGACGACGCTCGCTGGTCACCCACTGGCCACCATTTCCCCTTAGCGTGGGGTAATCCGCCCGTCCCCGGAAGGCTTACCCATGCGCCTGCTCGTCAGTGGTCTCGTCCTCACCCTGCTCGCCCCCGCTCTACCAGCCGCGGCCCAGCCGTATCCCCCGCCGGTCAGCGGTCCCGCGATCGTCGCGGACCCGGCGGCGTACGTCGATCCGTTGATCGGGTCAGCCAGGGACGGGAACACCTGGCCCGGCGCGGTCCGGCCGTTCGGGATGATCTCGTGGAGCCCGACCAGCACCCGCGGCGACCAGACCAGTACCGGCGCGGCCAACGGCTACCAGTACGACGTGACGCGGACCCGCGGGTTCAGCCTCACCCACGTGAACGGCGCGGGCTGCAACCCGGGTGCCGCCGGCGACGTACCGATCCTCCCGTACGCCGGGGAGGTGGACTCGTCGCCGACCGCGGACACGACCGACGCGAAGTACGCGAGCAACTTCAGCCACGCCGACGAGATCGCGAAGCCCGGCCGGTACACGGTGACCCTCGACAGCGGAGTGAAGACAGATCTCGCTGTCACCACGCGGGCCGGAGTCGGCGAGTTCACCTTCCCAGCGGGGAAGCCTGCCAACCTGTTGTTCCGGACGTCCAACTCCTTGAACGGCAGCCAGGACGCCGAGATCACGATCGACGCGGGCCATCGCAAGGTGACCGGATCCGTTCTGACCGGTGCTTTCTGCGGTCGCCGGGCCAATGGCGGGATCAACAACCGCAAGTCGTACTACCGGCTCTACTTCACCGCCTCCTTCGACCAGCCGATAGTTGCCAATGGCACCTGGAAGGACAGCTTGCTGTCTCCGGGGAGCACCACGACAACCGGCGGCGAGGGCTACGCGACCGGCGCCGACCGGGCCGGGCGTGGATCCGGCGGCTATGTCGGCTTCGCGCCAGGAGCGAAGGTACGGATGCGGCTCGGCATCTCGTACGTGAGCCTGGCCGGAGCCGAACTGAACACGGCCGTCGAGCTGCGACCAGGTGCGACGGTCGACCGGATCGCCGCCGACGGCTATCGGGACTGGAAGAACGAACTGCAGAACGTCCGGATCGGTGGCGGTTCCGAGGCACAGCGGACCACCTTCTACACCGCGCTGTACCACGCGATGCTGCAGCCGAACGTGTTCAACGACGTCGATGGCCGATACCTGGGCAGCGACCAGGCGATCCATCGGCTCGCGCGTGGCCAGCGAGCGCAGTACGGGACGTTCTCCGGGTGGGATCAGTATCGGGCCCACATCCAGTTGCTGGCGTTGCTGAAGCCGGAGATCGCGGGTGATTTCGCGCAGTCGATGTACCAGTTCGCCCAGCAGAACAACGGGATCTGGGACCGGTGGTTGCACAACAACGGCGCGACCCACGTGATGACAGGC
It encodes:
- a CDS encoding DinB family protein, which produces MVAGWDGGTVRKKSNQTAFALPKVCRKGISTAQTANGASTTDPLPPYGDRMDERVRPPESGDERTILSGMLDFLRQTVVHKVSGLTDEQAFARPIGTTELGPASLVKHLTGTERFWFAIDFAAEDIEWPWPDEDPHGGFALDPTDTLADLVAVYQTECVRSRAITAAHPLDAPARGAGMTFNLRYALTHMIEETARHLGHLDLIREATDGQRGQ
- a CDS encoding winged helix-turn-helix transcriptional regulator; the protein is MDTNESMALADWIAVNGRDCPSRTVVEVLANKWALYVLGALRRFDRPLRFSELRRLLEGITQKMLTQTLRALERDGLIERAVYPTVPPRVEYGLTPLGVEAGRLTSAISEWSVANVAQILDARAAYDAHSEQPLERIVTSPTNA
- a CDS encoding GH92 family glycosyl hydrolase, with the translated sequence MRLLVSGLVLTLLAPALPAAAQPYPPPVSGPAIVADPAAYVDPLIGSARDGNTWPGAVRPFGMISWSPTSTRGDQTSTGAANGYQYDVTRTRGFSLTHVNGAGCNPGAAGDVPILPYAGEVDSSPTADTTDAKYASNFSHADEIAKPGRYTVTLDSGVKTDLAVTTRAGVGEFTFPAGKPANLLFRTSNSLNGSQDAEITIDAGHRKVTGSVLTGAFCGRRANGGINNRKSYYRLYFTASFDQPIVANGTWKDSLLSPGSTTTTGGEGYATGADRAGRGSGGYVGFAPGAKVRMRLGISYVSLAGAELNTAVELRPGATVDRIAADGYRDWKNELQNVRIGGGSEAQRTTFYTALYHAMLQPNVFNDVDGRYLGSDQAIHRLARGQRAQYGTFSGWDQYRAHIQLLALLKPEIAGDFAQSMYQFAQQNNGIWDRWLHNNGATHVMTGDPAAPTLATFAAMGVRNFDAKGAYESLLKQATVQNPQAENDSGCPGQCTGQRPALNTYLAKHYAPQDACHCWGGAAETLENSLADFSLGQWATRLGRPEAAALADRGTWWKNTFNPAVGYQQARKANGTWQPGFTPSTDVGFAQGSSATYTWMVPQDVSGLATTMGPDVVQRLDGFFHDAAGNWAVKGGSALRYDPTNEPGLHTPWLYNGLGVAWKTQATTREIVDTVYGTGPSGLPGNDDLGTLSAWYVFAAIGLFPQTPGRAELLVGSPLFPKVELRRSNGVRLTVEAPATSDADQYVQSLTLNGKTRAESWLPESFVLKGGRISVGLGATPTNWGTPPTDH
- a CDS encoding YciI family protein; protein product: MALYLISFEKGAMDHIPEGDLPEVGKAGHAVCQEAKDAGVLVYSGGLMYDTDDERYAADPAVVETDGTVTDGPYPESKELIGGVFIVDVPTRGEALEWASKVAVACRCAQDVRKFMYDPDAV
- a CDS encoding sensor histidine kinase, producing MTGTTHRRRSRRDWVVDTLIFAFALLGSLLLYDAGEHDPISSDLLAVDFVSGIALCITLWFRRRWPVQLAILGALVTTYSDAAGAATLVLVMTVTIHKPLRATVWVFLANAVSIVIYTGIRQKAEPWGVTIGFSVAIYAAIVGWALYIRSRRQLLQTLRDRADRAETVARLQAQQAQGRAREEIAREMHDVLGHRLSLLSVHAGALAYRPDASAEEVGGAAEIIRASAHQALQDLREVIGVLRAPVGELPQPTFADLPILVEDTRKAGLPVELDFDAPGPLPEHVGRTAYRIVQEGLTNALKHAPGEPVRVRVVGAPGNGLEVQVINPAPNRRTGDGQGLIGLTERAALVEGRLEHGRTPAGDFRLAAWLPWPA
- a CDS encoding peptide deformylase → MSQLAVTVIGPDRPGIIADVTEALAGTGVNLEDSSMTLLRGHFAMMIVCSGEFAAVKEALEPLRGELVITVREMGPEQAHAPVGAPYMLSVHGADRPGIVSAVTRMVATVGGTITDLTTRLSGALYVLTAEVEIPANADLELLQRALEITAEELGVGVTLRPARERRPVNLNQILASWSPAQLGLVGDVLEVIRAPHPVLATEGAEIDPLDPVMVALAADLVATMRVSPGCVGLAAPQVGMAAQMFALDVTGHPKTRTCHGVFVLCNAVVVEATRQEKAREGCMSVPDLTGDVKRATRLTVTGVLPGTTDSVSLTTDAFEARAIQHELDHCSGLLFLDRVAGAHALYPRKVYL
- a CDS encoding response regulator yields the protein MTIRVLIVDDDPLLRAGLKLMLGGAPDIRVVGEASDGSGVSGLIEQLSPDVVLMDIRMPGMDGLTATEALRRRSGAPEVIILTTFDADEHVLRALRAGAAGFVLKDTPPAEIVESVRRVVNGQPVLSPSVTKRLINRVAASGQDQRKAKATDRLAGLNDREREIAVAVGEGKSNAEISATLYLSVPTVKTHVSRILTKLDLNNRVQIALLAHDAGLLDESR
- a CDS encoding NADP-dependent oxidoreductase, translating into MEMRAITQHRYGGPEVLEVVRQPRPTAGPGEVLVKVLAAGVNPADWKIRAGQVRRLGEPPFTLGLDFAGTIEATGEPVYGNTFPPNGAYAEYVVASLDALAPSPLSLDHVHSAALPTAALTAYQPLTQVAAIEPGQRVLIHAAAGGVGHLAVQIAKSRGAYVIGTARQAKHEFLRELGADELIDYTVTDFTEAAHDIDVVLDPISGDYGLRSLETLAPGGILLDVRGTGPDRTAARARAVELDRRYAEIRFAPSADDLRAIADLVDAGRLRVELAQTLPLEHAAKAHELSESGRVTGKIVLTV